The Acidobacteriota bacterium genome segment CGGCACGCGCGTGCTCGGCCTGGGCGACATCGGTCCCGAGGCCGGCCTGCCGGTCATGGAAGGCAAGGGCATCCTCTATAAGTACCTGGGCGGCGTCGATGCCTTCCCGATCTGCCTCGACGAAAAGGACCCGGACAAGCTCATCGAGATCTGCCGGGCCCTGCAGCCGTCCTTCGGCGGCTACAACCTCGAGGACATCGCCCAGCCCAAGTGCTTCCGCATCCTCGACGAGCTGCGCGGGAAGTGCGAGATCCCGGTCTGGCACGACGACCAGCAGGGAACGGCCTGCGTCACTGTGGCCGGCCTGATCAACGCCCTCAAGATCGTCAAGAAGGACATCGCCGAGGTCAAGTGCACGGTCATCGGCTCGGGGGCCTCCGGCATCAACATCGCCCGCCAGATCATGCTGGCCGGGTCCAACCCCGCCAACATGCTCTCGGTCGATTCCAAGGGCATCCTGTCCCGCGACCGGGCCGACAAGGACGTCCTCCAGGCGAAGTTCAAGGAGAAATGGGACCTCTGCCTGAGGACCAATCCGAAGTGCAAGCAGGGCTCCATGGCCGACGCCATCAAGGGCGCCGACGTGCTCATCTGCTGCTCGACCCCCGGCCCCGGGACGGTCAAGCCGGAGTGGATCAAGACCATGGCCAAGGACGCCATCGTCTTCGCCGAGGCCAACCCCATCCCCGAGATCTGGCCCTGGGAGGCCAAGGAGGCCGGGGCCCGCATCGTCGCGACGGGCCGGTCCGATTTCCCCAACCAGGTCAACAACTCCCTCGGCTTCCCCGGCATCTTCCGGGGCGCCCTGGACGTCCGGGCCAAGACGATCACGGACGGCATGTGCATCGCCGCCGCCCGGGAGCTGGCCAAGGTGGCCGAGGACAAGGGCATCCACGAGGACTACATCATCCCCAACATGGACGAATGGGAGGTCTTCCCCCGCGAGGCCGTGGCCGTCGGGTCCAAGGCCATCGAGGAGGGCGTGGCCCGGTTCACTTTCCCGGCCGACGTCCGCTTCAGGATGGCCGAGGAGATCATCCGCGCCTCCAGGGAGGACGTCCAGAAGAAGATGAAGGAAGGCGTCATCATCGATCCGGACAAATGATCCGGCGCGCCCACCAAGCCGGGCGGGGGGAGGGGGCATGGCGCCCCTTCCCCCGCTTTTGTTCGTCCGGATTTGACAAAGCCCCCTTAAAGTGATATAAGTTTCCGCAATCAGGACATCTCAATCACACGGCGCCTATCTCACGTAATTCATACAAAAGCTACCAAAGGAGGTACAATCATGAAGAGCATCGTGAAAGGCTTAGCGCTGGCGCTCGCCCTCGTGTTTGTG includes the following:
- a CDS encoding NADP-dependent malic enzyme, which encodes MKKVTVEELLAKAQQPSLDAPRLHRFYKGKMGTAVKCRVRDFNDFAIWYTPGVAAVCKEIQADKQKAYEYTNKWNSVAVISDGTRVLGLGDIGPEAGLPVMEGKGILYKYLGGVDAFPICLDEKDPDKLIEICRALQPSFGGYNLEDIAQPKCFRILDELRGKCEIPVWHDDQQGTACVTVAGLINALKIVKKDIAEVKCTVIGSGASGINIARQIMLAGSNPANMLSVDSKGILSRDRADKDVLQAKFKEKWDLCLRTNPKCKQGSMADAIKGADVLICCSTPGPGTVKPEWIKTMAKDAIVFAEANPIPEIWPWEAKEAGARIVATGRSDFPNQVNNSLGFPGIFRGALDVRAKTITDGMCIAAARELAKVAEDKGIHEDYIIPNMDEWEVFPREAVAVGSKAIEEGVARFTFPADVRFRMAEEIIRASREDVQKKMKEGVIIDPDK